The Kitasatospora sp. NBC_00374 genome has a segment encoding these proteins:
- the holA gene encoding DNA polymerase III subunit delta: MARKSAPDDLLAPLTLVVGQEELLLDRAVAEVVAAAKAADPDTDVRDLAPGALQPGSLAELTTPSLFAERKVIVVRAAQDLSADSVKEVKAHFDFPVEEVIMVLVHAGGAKGKGLLDAAKKAGAREVACPKLTKASERLAFVRNEFRKLGRSATPEAGQALLDSLGSDLRELAAACSQLTADIEGTIDETAVARYYSGRAEATGFEVADLAVTGRAAEALERLRWALAVGQPPTGITYALAAGVRSIGRLATVGRNMRPADLARELGMPPWKVDRVRQQMRGWTGDGVAAALTAIAQADAAVKGGSDDPAYALERAVVAVARASRMSARPY, translated from the coding sequence ATGGCCAGGAAGAGTGCACCCGACGACCTGCTCGCCCCGCTGACCCTCGTGGTCGGTCAGGAGGAGCTGCTGCTGGACCGTGCGGTCGCCGAGGTGGTGGCCGCCGCGAAGGCCGCCGACCCGGACACCGACGTCCGCGATCTCGCGCCCGGTGCGCTCCAGCCCGGCAGCCTGGCCGAGCTGACCACACCGTCCCTCTTCGCCGAGCGCAAGGTGATCGTGGTCCGGGCGGCCCAGGATCTCTCCGCCGACTCCGTCAAGGAGGTCAAGGCGCACTTCGACTTCCCGGTCGAAGAAGTGATCATGGTGCTGGTGCACGCGGGCGGCGCCAAGGGCAAGGGCCTGCTGGACGCGGCGAAGAAGGCCGGCGCCCGTGAGGTGGCGTGCCCCAAGCTGACCAAGGCGAGCGAGCGGCTGGCCTTCGTCCGCAACGAGTTCCGCAAGCTCGGCCGCTCGGCCACCCCGGAGGCCGGTCAGGCGCTGCTGGACTCGCTCGGCAGCGACCTGCGCGAGCTGGCCGCGGCCTGCAGCCAGCTCACCGCGGACATCGAGGGCACCATCGACGAGACGGCGGTCGCCAGGTACTACAGCGGCCGGGCCGAGGCCACCGGCTTCGAGGTGGCGGACCTCGCCGTCACCGGTCGCGCGGCGGAGGCCCTGGAGCGGCTGCGCTGGGCGCTCGCGGTCGGCCAGCCCCCGACCGGCATCACCTACGCGCTGGCGGCCGGCGTCCGCAGTATCGGCCGGCTGGCCACCGTCGGGCGCAACATGCGCCCCGCCGATCTGGCCCGGGAACTGGGCATGCCGCCGTGGAAGGTGGACCGGGTCCGCCAGCAGATGCGCGGCTGGACGGGCGACGGCGTGGCGGCCGCCCTCACCGCGATCGCGCAGGCGGACGCCGCGGTCAAGGGCGGTTCCGACGACCCGGCCT
- a CDS encoding helix-turn-helix transcriptional regulator, whose translation MEMDRRELADFLRRSRERLRPQDVGLPDGPRRRTPGLRREEVVQLAGMSADYYIRLEQARGPQPSGQMLGALARALRLTEDERDHLFLLAGHRPPAGRPSGEHIKPGLLYLLDQLKETPAQIVSDLGDLLAQNAIATALFGGVCPLDPDNRNVVWRWFTDPATRAAYPVEEHDHWSRVHVADLRAAVARRANDAPSAALVKRLRAASAEFSAVWDLHEVAVRRSGRMRVVHPVIGPVNLDCETLLTPTEDQRLLIFTPPPGSSDGAHLELLRVVGNERFEAADTPAQRV comes from the coding sequence ATGGAGATGGACCGCCGTGAACTCGCAGACTTCCTCCGCCGCTCCCGGGAACGCCTCCGTCCGCAGGACGTCGGGCTGCCGGACGGTCCCCGCCGCCGCACCCCGGGGCTGCGGCGCGAGGAGGTGGTGCAGCTCGCCGGAATGTCGGCGGACTACTACATCCGGCTGGAGCAGGCCCGCGGTCCGCAGCCGTCCGGACAGATGCTGGGCGCACTGGCCCGGGCCCTCCGGCTGACCGAGGACGAACGCGACCACCTCTTCCTGCTCGCCGGGCACCGCCCGCCGGCCGGACGGCCCTCCGGGGAGCACATCAAGCCCGGGCTGCTGTACCTGCTGGATCAGCTGAAGGAGACACCGGCCCAGATCGTCAGCGACCTCGGCGACCTCCTCGCGCAGAACGCCATCGCCACGGCGCTGTTCGGCGGGGTCTGCCCGCTGGATCCGGACAACCGCAACGTGGTGTGGCGCTGGTTCACCGACCCCGCCACCCGGGCCGCCTACCCCGTCGAGGAGCACGACCACTGGAGCCGGGTCCACGTCGCCGACCTGCGCGCGGCCGTCGCCCGCCGGGCCAACGACGCGCCCTCGGCCGCCCTGGTCAAGCGGTTGCGGGCGGCCAGCGCGGAGTTCTCCGCCGTCTGGGACCTGCACGAGGTGGCCGTCCGGCGCTCCGGACGGATGCGCGTGGTGCACCCGGTGATCGGCCCGGTCAACCTGGACTGCGAGACGCTGCTGACCCCGACCGAGGACCAGCGGCTGCTCATCTTCACCCCGCCGCCCGGCAGCTCGGACGGCGCCCATCTGGAGCTGCTGCGGGTGGTGGGCAACGAGCGCTTCGAGGCCGCGGACACACCGGCGCAGCGGGTCTGA
- a CDS encoding ComEC/Rec2 family competence protein — MVLFAVTGRRRRSAHLVIAAALLTGAAAATTTVLHTADLHRGPLAALANPTAAPGPVPEPVPDSAAPAPPPPTPAAGTDVTVELTVSGDPRSRSPRARGTAAARPILTVAALVDQVRREGPGHPAVATRTPVTLMVRAEDAAAWQRLIPSTRVGADVRVMPAGPGRHDTAALLLVHGPPRPLAPPSLPQRVAAHLRGGLRAACAHLPPEPGGLLPGLVVGDTSRLPEELSEDFRATDLGHLTAVSGANLAIVLTVLLGNPGRAGTSERGGLARLLGLSLRTTALLGTGLTLAFVTVCRPEPSVLRAAATGLIGLLALAHGRPRQALPALSGAVLVLILWDPYLARSFGFLLSALATAGLLTLGPRWTAALLARGWPRHLATAAAATAAAQAFCAPVTVLLAPRVSLVAIPCNLLAEAAVAPATLLGFAVLTADPLSHGAARLLADLAAVPAGWLVLVARYGATLPGAQLAWPGGLSGAALLAATVLALCWAVPSLPAGRTTRHPGVRRLRRILALACALLVPIALLRPPTLTRLATGWPPPGWRLVLCDIGQGDMAVLPLTTDTAVVVDTGPDPKAADSCLRDLGITRIPILILSHFHADHVEGLPGVLRGRQVGAVQTTTLDDPPAEQGRVVRWAAGARVPLLRAERGERRTAGPGLSWEVLWPDGTPGPATPGANNASVALLVTVGPATDALRIALLGDLEPPAQAALFERGPPPGGVQVLKVAHHGSSHQDWALAAALHPRLALISCGADNPYGHPSAHTVERLRAQGATVLRTDRSGDIAVLGAGSTLATAAHPHPPRE, encoded by the coding sequence GTGGTCCTGTTCGCTGTCACGGGCCGCCGTCGACGGTCGGCGCACCTGGTGATCGCGGCAGCCCTGCTCACCGGGGCCGCCGCGGCCACGACCACCGTCCTGCACACCGCGGATCTCCACCGCGGCCCGCTCGCGGCCCTCGCCAACCCGACCGCTGCCCCCGGGCCCGTCCCCGAGCCCGTCCCCGACTCCGCCGCGCCCGCCCCTCCGCCACCCACGCCCGCGGCCGGTACGGACGTGACCGTGGAACTGACGGTGTCGGGCGACCCCAGATCCCGCAGCCCCCGGGCGCGCGGCACCGCGGCCGCCCGTCCGATCCTCACGGTGGCCGCGCTGGTCGACCAGGTCCGGCGCGAGGGGCCCGGCCACCCGGCGGTCGCCACCCGGACTCCGGTCACCCTGATGGTCCGCGCCGAGGACGCGGCCGCCTGGCAGCGGCTGATCCCGTCCACCCGGGTCGGCGCGGACGTCCGGGTGATGCCCGCCGGCCCCGGCCGGCACGACACGGCCGCACTCCTGCTCGTCCACGGCCCACCGCGGCCGCTCGCCCCGCCCAGCCTCCCGCAGCGAGTGGCGGCCCATCTGCGCGGCGGTCTCCGTGCGGCCTGCGCGCACCTTCCACCGGAACCCGGCGGCCTGCTTCCGGGACTGGTCGTCGGTGACACCTCACGGCTGCCGGAAGAGCTGTCGGAGGACTTCCGCGCCACCGACCTCGGCCACCTCACGGCCGTCAGCGGAGCCAACCTCGCCATCGTGCTGACGGTCCTGCTCGGCAACCCGGGCCGGGCCGGCACCTCCGAACGGGGCGGACTGGCCCGGCTGCTCGGGCTGTCCCTGCGCACCACCGCCCTCCTCGGGACGGGACTGACCCTCGCCTTCGTCACGGTCTGCCGACCCGAGCCGAGCGTCCTGAGAGCAGCCGCCACCGGCCTGATCGGCCTGCTCGCGCTCGCCCACGGGCGTCCGCGCCAGGCACTGCCCGCGCTCTCCGGGGCCGTGCTGGTCCTGATCCTCTGGGATCCCTACCTCGCCCGCTCGTTCGGGTTCCTGCTGTCCGCCCTGGCCACGGCAGGCCTGCTCACTCTCGGACCGCGCTGGACGGCGGCCCTGCTGGCCCGAGGCTGGCCGCGGCACCTGGCCACCGCGGCGGCGGCCACCGCGGCCGCCCAGGCGTTCTGCGCACCCGTCACCGTCCTGCTCGCCCCTCGGGTCAGTCTGGTCGCCATCCCGTGCAACCTGTTGGCCGAGGCCGCCGTGGCACCGGCCACCCTGCTCGGATTCGCGGTGCTCACCGCCGACCCGCTCTCGCACGGCGCCGCGCGTCTGCTCGCCGACCTGGCCGCCGTTCCGGCCGGCTGGCTGGTCCTGGTCGCGCGGTACGGTGCCACCCTGCCGGGCGCCCAACTCGCCTGGCCCGGCGGCCTGTCGGGCGCGGCGCTGCTGGCTGCCACGGTCCTCGCGCTCTGCTGGGCCGTCCCCTCCCTTCCGGCCGGCCGGACCACCCGGCACCCGGGCGTTCGGCGGCTGCGTCGGATCCTCGCGCTGGCCTGCGCCCTGCTGGTCCCGATCGCGCTGCTGCGCCCTCCCACCCTCACCAGGCTCGCCACCGGCTGGCCACCGCCCGGCTGGCGGCTGGTCCTGTGCGACATCGGCCAGGGCGACATGGCAGTGCTCCCCCTCACCACCGACACCGCGGTCGTGGTGGACACCGGCCCGGACCCGAAGGCCGCCGACTCCTGCCTGCGTGACCTCGGGATCACCAGGATCCCCATTCTGATCCTCAGCCACTTCCACGCGGACCACGTCGAGGGACTGCCCGGGGTGCTGCGCGGCCGTCAGGTCGGCGCCGTGCAGACCACCACGCTGGACGACCCGCCGGCGGAACAGGGCCGGGTGGTCCGCTGGGCCGCCGGCGCCAGGGTGCCGCTGCTGCGCGCCGAGCGCGGTGAACGCCGGACGGCGGGGCCGGGTTTGTCCTGGGAGGTGCTGTGGCCGGACGGCACCCCGGGCCCCGCCACCCCCGGGGCCAACAACGCCAGTGTCGCGCTCCTCGTCACGGTCGGCCCGGCCACGGACGCACTGCGCATCGCGCTGCTGGGGGATCTGGAGCCCCCGGCCCAGGCAGCCCTGTTCGAGCGCGGCCCGCCACCCGGCGGGGTGCAGGTGCTCAAGGTCGCCCACCACGGCTCGTCCCACCAGGACTGGGCCCTCGCCGCGGCCCTGCACCCACGGCTCGCCCTGATCAGCTGCGGCGCCGACAATCCGTACGGTCATCCCTCGGCGCACACCGTCGAGCGGCTCCGGGCGCAGGGGGCGACCGTCCTGCGGACGGACCGCTCGGGCGACATCGCCGTCCTGGGGGCCGGCAGCACCCTGGCGACGGCGGCCCACCCGCACCCGCCACGGGAGTGA
- a CDS encoding helix-hairpin-helix domain-containing protein — MRTMLPGTARRQDTAEAVRGRMANLFTFSSASPASSVDGSSPSRSAAAPSDPGPPRRATPPDPAPEPAEPDLPSPELPPPPSPAAPPVPPGPPVPGRRRRSLPALPPGLLLDRRAVLGLGVLLLLAVGYAVQHFWLGRPQPVPVPATTVVGSPERPAGAGPPATAPAMDPSNTSGPSGGGGPSGGDGPGAPSGPAVVVDVAGRVLHPGLLTLPGGARVADALSAAGGPLPGTDTQTLNLARVLTDGEQILVGVTGVQPAAPGSAARAGPLSLNRATVEQLDTLPGVGPTLAQRIIQFRQEHGSFRSLDQLRQVSGIGARKYEELKALLSL; from the coding sequence ATGAGAACGATGCTGCCGGGTACAGCCCGTCGCCAGGACACCGCCGAAGCCGTACGCGGCCGGATGGCCAACCTGTTCACCTTCTCGTCCGCCTCGCCCGCATCGTCGGTTGACGGCAGCAGCCCGTCGAGATCGGCTGCCGCTCCGAGTGACCCCGGCCCACCGCGGCGGGCGACGCCGCCCGATCCCGCCCCGGAGCCGGCCGAGCCCGACCTGCCTTCGCCCGAGCTGCCGCCCCCGCCGTCACCTGCCGCACCTCCGGTACCGCCAGGGCCGCCGGTGCCCGGCCGGCGGCGCCGCTCGCTGCCGGCCCTGCCGCCGGGGCTGCTGCTCGACCGGCGGGCGGTGCTGGGGCTGGGCGTTCTGCTGCTGCTCGCCGTCGGATACGCCGTCCAGCATTTCTGGCTGGGCCGACCGCAGCCGGTCCCTGTCCCCGCCACGACGGTCGTCGGATCACCGGAGCGACCGGCCGGGGCAGGTCCGCCGGCCACGGCGCCGGCCATGGACCCGTCCAACACCTCCGGGCCCTCCGGCGGCGGCGGGCCGTCCGGCGGTGACGGACCCGGGGCCCCTTCCGGCCCCGCCGTCGTCGTCGACGTGGCCGGCCGGGTGCTGCACCCCGGTCTGCTCACGCTGCCCGGCGGTGCCCGGGTCGCGGACGCACTGAGTGCGGCCGGTGGCCCGCTGCCGGGCACCGACACCCAGACCCTCAACCTCGCCCGGGTGCTGACGGACGGCGAGCAGATCCTGGTCGGCGTCACCGGTGTCCAGCCCGCCGCTCCGGGGTCGGCCGCGCGCGCCGGGCCGCTGAGCCTCAACCGCGCCACCGTCGAGCAACTCGACACCCTGCCCGGGGTCGGGCCGACACTGGCCCAGCGCATCATCCAGTTCCGTCAGGAGCACGGCTCGTTCCGCTCCCTCGACCAACTCCGCCAGGTCAGCGGGATCGGGGCCCGCAAGTACGAGGAGCTGAAGGCGCTGTTGTCGCTCTGA
- a CDS encoding DegV family protein, protein MPGHLALVTDSTAYLPQDVVDRHRIEVVPLSVVVGDEVLAEGVEISPKDVAEALRAKQRVTTSRPSPETFAAAYRAAAEAGASGIVSVHISAELSGTVEAARLAAAEVGIPVRVVDSRLVGMALGHCVLAAAEAAAAGRGIEDAAAEAGRRAEQTRGFFYVDTLEYLRRGGRIGAARALVGSALAVKPLLHLAGGRIEPLEKVRTASRAIARLEEIAVLEAGEREVDIAVHHLAAEDRAEPLAERLRERVPGLRELYVGEVGAVIGAHVGPGLLAVVVAPR, encoded by the coding sequence ATGCCCGGCCACCTCGCTCTTGTCACCGATTCCACCGCCTATCTGCCGCAGGACGTGGTGGACCGCCATCGGATCGAGGTCGTACCGCTCAGCGTCGTCGTGGGCGACGAGGTGCTCGCCGAGGGTGTGGAGATCTCCCCCAAGGACGTGGCCGAGGCCCTGCGCGCCAAGCAGCGGGTGACCACCTCGCGGCCGAGCCCCGAGACCTTCGCCGCCGCCTACCGGGCGGCGGCCGAGGCGGGCGCGAGCGGGATCGTCTCCGTGCACATCTCGGCGGAGCTGTCCGGCACCGTCGAGGCCGCCCGGCTGGCCGCGGCCGAGGTCGGCATCCCCGTGCGGGTGGTGGACAGCCGACTGGTCGGCATGGCCCTGGGCCACTGCGTCCTGGCGGCGGCCGAGGCGGCCGCAGCGGGGCGGGGGATCGAGGACGCCGCGGCCGAGGCCGGGCGGCGGGCCGAGCAGACCCGCGGTTTCTTCTACGTCGACACCCTGGAGTACCTGCGCCGGGGCGGCCGGATCGGCGCGGCCCGCGCGCTGGTCGGCTCGGCGCTGGCCGTGAAGCCGCTGCTGCACCTCGCCGGCGGGCGGATCGAGCCGCTGGAGAAGGTCCGGACGGCCTCCCGGGCGATCGCCAGGCTGGAGGAGATCGCGGTCCTGGAGGCGGGGGAGCGGGAGGTCGACATCGCCGTCCACCACCTCGCCGCCGAGGACCGGGCGGAGCCCCTCGCGGAGCGGTTGCGGGAGCGGGTGCCCGGGCTGCGCGAGTTGTACGTGGGAGAGGTCGGCGCGGTGATCGGGGCCCACGTCGGGCCCGGGCTGCTGGCTGTGGTGGTCGCGCCGCGCTGA
- a CDS encoding helix-turn-helix transcriptional regulator, giving the protein MLETSARLLRLLSLLQVRRDWPGADLADRLGVDVRTVRRDVDKLRGLGYPVDSAPGVAGGYRLGAGAEMPPLLLDDEEAVAVAVGLRTAAGGTVSGIEESSVRALAKLLQVMPSRLRHRVDALASATVTMASNGPVVDATVLSAIAAACRAHERLRFDYRAHDGSESRRDAEPHRLVHTGVRWYLVAWDTGRADWRNFRVDRMSVRPPAGPRFAPRQPPEEDIRDFVSWEVALGQYRYRARFTVRAPAQVVAQHITPTSGLVEPLDEHSCTLRAGSHSLNGLAVYVSLLGFDFTVHEPPELVEHVRLMAGRLRAAAPAPD; this is encoded by the coding sequence ATGCTGGAGACCTCGGCCCGCCTGCTGCGCCTGCTCTCACTCCTCCAGGTCCGCCGCGACTGGCCCGGCGCCGACCTGGCGGACCGCCTCGGCGTCGACGTCCGCACGGTCCGCCGGGACGTCGACAAGCTGCGCGGCCTCGGTTACCCGGTGGACTCCGCACCGGGCGTGGCCGGCGGCTACCGGCTGGGCGCGGGTGCGGAGATGCCGCCGCTGCTGCTGGACGACGAGGAAGCCGTCGCGGTGGCGGTCGGCCTGCGGACGGCCGCCGGCGGCACGGTGTCCGGGATCGAGGAGTCCTCGGTCCGGGCGCTGGCCAAGCTGCTGCAGGTGATGCCGTCCCGGCTGCGGCACCGGGTGGACGCGCTGGCGTCCGCGACGGTCACGATGGCCTCGAACGGCCCGGTCGTGGACGCCACCGTGCTGAGCGCGATCGCCGCCGCCTGCCGGGCGCACGAGCGGCTGCGCTTCGACTACCGCGCGCACGACGGCAGCGAGAGCCGGCGTGACGCCGAGCCCCACCGGCTGGTGCACACCGGCGTGCGCTGGTATCTGGTCGCCTGGGACACCGGCCGGGCGGACTGGCGGAACTTCCGGGTGGACCGGATGTCGGTGAGGCCGCCGGCGGGGCCGCGGTTCGCCCCCCGACAGCCGCCCGAGGAGGACATCCGGGACTTCGTCTCCTGGGAGGTGGCACTCGGCCAGTACCGCTACCGGGCCCGGTTCACCGTCCGGGCGCCCGCGCAGGTCGTCGCCCAGCACATCACACCCACCTCGGGCCTGGTCGAGCCGCTGGACGAGCACAGCTGCACCCTGCGGGCCGGCTCCCATTCGCTCAACGGCCTGGCCGTGTACGTCAGCCTGCTGGGCTTCGACTTCACCGTCCACGAGCCGCCGGAGCTGGTCGAGCACGTCCGGCTGATGGCCGGCCGGCTGCGGGCCGCCGCACCCGCACCGGACTGA